The genomic DNA GCTGAAGTGATAATAGAAAGATTGGGGACACAATTTAGCGCCACGAAGCGAGATGATTCATGAAGGTTGCAACGAAACGTTCTGGTACCGATGTGGCTGCGGCGGATGTTCACGACCGGCTGCGCACTAAGATCATTACCCTGGAGCTGAAGCCGGGCACGCGTTTGGTTGAGGATGATATCTCGGCAATGCTAAATGTCGGCCGGACGCCCGTGCGGGAGGCCCTCCTACGCCTGCAGGGAGAAGGGCTGGTCAACCGGGAAAAGGGCTGGGTTGTCGAGAGTGTCGATCCATCGAACGTGACGACTATATTTGAGAGCCGACAGGCCATCGAGGGCTTCGCCACACGGCTGGCCGCAGCGCGGGTCGGCAAGGCGGAGCTCAACGAGCTTCGGGCTCTCGTGGACGAGATGGATCGCGCGGACGAGATTCCTCGTTCGC from Microvirga sp. TS319 includes the following:
- a CDS encoding GntR family transcriptional regulator; the protein is MKVATKRSGTDVAAADVHDRLRTKIITLELKPGTRLVEDDISAMLNVGRTPVREALLRLQGEGLVNREKGWVVESVDPSNVTTIFESRQAIEGFATRLAAARVGKAELNELRALVDEMDRADEIPRSQVNRLNRAFHEKIVALSGNPFFLEMHEKTQFHYWNLRLPVVFTREQTKMANDQHRRILEALAKGNLDDAEAAAREHIETTFAIVKDALDSF